The following proteins are encoded in a genomic region of Arvicanthis niloticus isolate mArvNil1 chromosome 21, mArvNil1.pat.X, whole genome shotgun sequence:
- the Twf2 gene encoding twinfilin-2, with translation MAHQTGIHATEELKEFFAKARAGSVRLIKVIIEDEQLVLGASQEPVGRWDQDYDRAVLPLLDAQEPCYLLFRLDSQNAQGFEWLFLAWSPDNSPVRLKMLYAATRATVKKEFGGGHIKDELFGTVKDDLSLAGYQKHLSSCAAPAPLTSAERELQQIRINEVKTEISVESKHQTLQGLAFPLQPEAQRALQQLKQKTVNYIQLKLDLERETIELVHTEPTNVAQLPSRVPRDAARYHFFLYKHTHEGDSLESVVFIYSMPGYKCSIKERMLYSSCKSRLLDSVEQDFQLEIAKKIEIGDGAELTAEFLYDEVHPKQHAFKQAFAKPKGPGGKRGHKRLIRGPGENGEDS, from the exons AGCAGCTCGTGCTGGGTGCCTCGCAGGAGCCAGTGGGACGCTGGGACCAGGACTACGACCGGGCTGTGCTGCCGCTGCTGGATGCCCAAGAGCCCTGCTACCTCCTCTTCAGACTTGATTCGCAGAATGCTCAGGGTTTCGAGTGGCTTTTCCTGGCCTGGTCTCCTGACAATTCGCCT GTGCGGCTGAAGATGCTGTATGCAGCCACACGAGCCACAGTGAAGAAGGAGTTTGGAGGCGGCCACATCAAGGATGAGCTCTTCGGGACAGTAAAG GATGACCTCTCCTTGGCTGGGTACCAGAAGCACCTGTCATCCTGTGCTGCACCTGCCCCTCTGACATCCGCAGAGAGAGAGCTCCAGCAGATCCGAATCAATGAG gtgaAGACTGAGATCAGCGTGGAAAGTAAGCACCAGACCCTACAGGGCCTGGCCTTCCCCCTGCAGCCTGAGGCCCAGCGGGCACTTCAGCAACTCAAGCAGAAGACAGTCAACTATATCCAGCTG AAGCTGGACCTGGAACGGGAGACCATCGAGCTGGTACACACAGAACCCACAAATGTTGCCCAGCTGCCCTCACGGGTACCCCGAGATGCTGCCCGCTACCACTTCTTCCTGTACAAGCATACCCATGAGGGTGACTCCCTTGAATCTGTGG TGTTCATCTACTCCATGCCGGGGTACAAGTGCAGCATTAAGGAACGCATGCTCTACTCCAGCTGCAAGAGCCGCCTCCTTGACTCCGTAGAGCAAGACTTCCAGCTGGAGATAGCTAAGAAG ATTGAGATTGGCGATGGAGCGGAGCTGACAGCCGAGTTCCTCTATGATGAGGTCCACCCCAAGCAACACGCCTTCAAGCAGGCATTCGCCAAGCCCAAAGGCCCCGGGGGCAAGCGAGGCCACAAGCGCCTCATCCGGGGCCCGGGGGAGAACGGGGAAGACAGCTAG